The sequence CACAAGCAAGGAACCAGGCTAAGTTGAGATACAAGGAGAAGAGATTAAAGCGCACGTAAGttttatacatttattaaaaaatggttacaaaaacagagttcataccaaacttaattagataggatgttttttaaattatgttttatatatttgttttgaattgTAGTTTTGGGAAACAGATTCGATATGCATCTCGCAAAGCGAGAGCTGACACGAGAAAAAGAGTGAAAGGAAGATTTGTGAAAGCTGGCGACAATTATGACTATGACCCATCATCTCCCGTCTAATAACCAATGACTActatacaaaaatagaaatgtaTAGTTGCTTCTTCTTTCCACAAACAGAGACAAATCATgcttcatgatgatgatgataaggttGGTAAACACAGTTCCTTGTCGGTAAAGTAATGAAATATTTTGTCTTATTGTGTACAGTTTTATTGAATCGAAGAAATCAACATGTTGAGGCATGGGAACGttggagaagaaacagaacGAAGATGGTGGAAGCCAAAATGGTTAAAATATCGTAAATAACAaatctcctctgtttttgaatcttttacCCGTTTATGggattttattttcctttaataATAGGAAAAATCCTAATTCATACTATTTTACAAATAAGTTCccagatgatttttttttcatgaataaAGTAGCAGTGATTACAATCTGCTTCATTCTTTTGTCTGTATAAAGGCTGTATACATAGCACGCGCTTAACGTGCTTCAAGGCTATTAAGGAAACTCGTTCTTAATTAATCGCATCATCTTTGTCTCATCTTTCCTAAAATTACTTGATTAGTGAGTCAATTAGCCTGAAGGCTGAAGAAGCCATAAAACCAATTTCTATCATTGTCTTAAGAAGAACAGAAGATGTTTCACTTGTGAAATGTTTAGTTACAATAgttcttgtatatatatgtatatcattaATTCTAACAAAATGCCAAACAAGAGATTCCATTTCCACtctgataaattaaaattcttgCTTCATCATTgagtttaatgatttttttttattttgtagcaATTTTTTTATGGAACACTTTTGTTATTTGtggtttacaaaagaaagattCGAAGAATAAAGTAACAAACGatccttctttctttcctccTTTCTATtccagatattttttttttgctattttaagCCAATACccatttttcataaaattctaAGCTTCATAAACTAAATTTCCCGGATTTTTtcttaatagaaaaaaaattgcataaaaacCCTAGGAATATTTATAtcttacaccaaaaaaaaaaaaaactaaatatcaGAGAAACACAAACGGAACCTCATCATGATCATTGCTACTAACTTGTTCACTTCTATCCTCCACGGTCGTCGTCGCCGACGGTGAAACAACGTGGATGTCGTGATCCCCGACGAGACACCGGCGCGTGAGTTTCTGACAAGAAGAGCATAGCACGCGCCTCACGTGTCTCCAAGCTAGAAAATTCGCTCCGTGAACCCACCGGTCACATTTCTTACAAAGAAACGCCGAGTCAGCCTCACAGAACACGTACGCGTCTCCGCTACAAAGCTCACACCTAACCGGAACACTCGGTGTCGTGCAGAGACTCCGgcaacctcctcctcctccgtcgcttcttcttctgctcgCTTCTTCATTCAAACCtctacacatttttttttctcaaaatttgctctttctctctctttcttgtttgttCTTGTAGTTGTGGTGGTGATTGTGGAAGGAAAGATTTGTAAGTAGGAGAAACGTTGCACATTTTATATAGGGAATTAAATGGTTTGTgttgtggtgttgttgttgtttgttgtacaCGTGGATGAATATTGCCCTTTTATTTTGACGTAAATGCCCTTAATAGGGGTAACATAGTCATGATGAAAACGTTTCTCCTCCAAGCAATTTTATCGTCCTCATATTTTTTTGGATGCCTCATGCATATTCAAGTTTCGAAACAAAACTCATGTACTACCACTCGCATCACCCACCACTTCAATATGAATCATTGATATGATGTTAGTTTGTA comes from Camelina sativa cultivar DH55 chromosome 19, Cs, whole genome shotgun sequence and encodes:
- the LOC104766094 gene encoding B-box domain protein 31-like: MCRGLNEEASRRRSDGGGGGCRSLCTTPSVPVRCELCSGDAYVFCEADSAFLCKKCDRWVHGANFLAWRHVRRVLCSSCQKLTRRCLVGDHDIHVVSPSATTTVEDRSEQVSSNDHDEVPFVFL